One Alligator mississippiensis isolate rAllMis1 chromosome 1, rAllMis1, whole genome shotgun sequence genomic window carries:
- the LOC106738192 gene encoding olfactory receptor 52K2 — protein sequence MAIHNVTFLHPSTFILIGIPGLEAAHVWISIPFCIIYLLSLLGNCLLLVIIKTEPSLHQPMYLFLAMLEITDLVVSTTTLPKILTIFWFNNKSININACLTQIFFIHSFSTMESGFFLAMAFDRYVAICNPLRHAAILTNRVIAKIGLGVVVRGAVLLSPHPFLLKWLPYCRTNVIAHTYCEFMALAKLACADTSSRRAYSLTVAFLTGGVDFVLIVMSYILILCTVFKLPSKAARLKSLGTCSSHVCVILVSYTPAFFSFLTHRFGHSMAPHIHIIIANIYVLVPPMMNPIIYGVMTKKIQERVLRVVYTKGSPVFP from the coding sequence ATGGCCATCCACAATGTGACCTTCCTCCATCCCTCCACCTTCATCCTCATTGGTATcccagggctggaggctgcacATGTCTGGATCTCCATCCCCTTCTGCATCATCTACCTCCTTTCTCTCTTAGGGAACTGTCTCCTCCTGGTTATTATCAAGACTGAGCCGAGTCTCCACCAGCCCATGTACCTGTTCCTGGCCATGCTGGAAATCACTGACCTGGTTGTATCAACCACCACCCTGCCCAAAATCCTCACCATCTTCTGGTTCAACAACAAGAGCATCAACATCAATGCTTGCCTAACTCAGATATTCTTCATCCATTCCTTTTCCACCATGGAGTCTGGGTTCTTCCTAGCCATGGCCTTTGATCGCTACGTGGCCATATGCAACCCTCTGAGACACGCGGCCATCCTCACCAACAGGGTCATTGCCAAGATcgggctgggggtggtggtgagagGGGCCGTGCTGCTGAGCCCGCACCCCTTCCTGCTGAAGTGGCTGCCGTACTGCAGGACCAACGTCATCGCTCACACCTACTGTGAGTTCATGGCACTGGCCAAACTGGCCTGTGCAGACACGTCATCCAGGAGAGCCTACAGCCTGACTGTCGCCTTCCTCACCGGGGGGGTAGATTTTGTCCTCATCGTCATGTCGTATATCCTGATCCTATGCACAGTTTTCAAGCTGCCCTCCAAGGCGGCACGTCTCAagtccctgggcacctgcagctcccacgtCTGCGTCATCCTGGTTTCTTACACACCTGCGTTCTTCTCCTTCCTGACCCACCGCTTTGGTCATAGCATGGCCCCGCATATTCACATTATCATAGCCAACATTTATGTCCTCGTTCCACCCATGATGAACCCCATCATCTATGGGGTCATGACCAAAAAGATCCAGGAAAGGGTGCTCAGAGTTGTCTACACCAAGGGCTCTCCAGTGTTTCCAtag
- the LOC106739193 gene encoding olfactory receptor 51E1-like — protein MKAAGPHTLLDANGTVFTNPSTFILLGIPGLEDAHVWISIPFCAMHIIAVLGNFTILFMVRMEPSLHVPMSYLLCMLTVTDLVLPTSTLPKMLDIFWFNSTEIEFSACNSQLYFIRSFTAVEPGILVAMALDRYVAICDPLRHISMLTNAAVIKVGLAALLRGALLMVRKWPYCRTNIIHHWLSRLA, from the exons ATGAAAGCG GCTGGACCTCACACCTTGTTGGACGCCAACGGGACTGTCTTTACCAACCCCTCCACCTTCATCCTGCTGGGGATCCCAGGGCTGGAGGATGCCCATGTCTGGATCTCCATCCCTTTCTGTGCCATGCACATCATCGCTGTCCTGGGGAACTTCACCATCCTGttcatggtgcggatggagccgAGCCTCCACGTGCCCATGTCGTACTTGCTCTGCATGCTGACCGTCACCGACCTGGTCCTCCCCACTTCCACCCTGCCCAAGATGCTCGACATCTTCTGGTTCAATTCCACAGAGATCGAGTTCAGTGCCTGCAATTCCCAGCTGTACTTCATTCGCTCCTTCACAGCCGTGGAGCCGGGCATCTTAGTGGCCATGGCGTTGGATCGGTACGTGGCCATCTGTGATCCCCTGCGGCACATCTCCATGCTGACCAATGCAGCTGTGATAAAAGTTGGCTTGGCTGCATTGCTTAGAGGGGCCTTGTTGATGGTGAGGAAGTGGCCTTACTGCAGAACCAACATCATTCATC ACTGGCTCTCCCGCCTggcatga